The Lonchura striata isolate bLonStr1 chromosome 6, bLonStr1.mat, whole genome shotgun sequence nucleotide sequence TTTTCCATTGTGACAGGAAGTGTCTTGGAAACTTGCTGTGCAGTTGAGGTTTGTAGATGGTGGTCTTGTAGGCCCAAACACTGAGTCAAATGTCTCTTCATTCCATTCCTGACTACTAGACATGCAATGGAGACTTAGTGATTCTCTGTTTTTGGACTTTCGAGAAGGTTCTTCAAGATCAGAATGGGTGGGATGAGTGACCTTTTTGTAATACAGTTGTCATCTGCAAGGCAACTCCCATGTGAAAGCAGAGGGATCTCATACTAAATAGATCTGGTTTTTATGATGAGTGGAAATTGTGGAATAGTTTAAAGTGAATAAAAAATGTCACCATATAATGAATTTTAAACAATTGAATTCAGTCTTCTGAGGTTTAGATGGTCTGTGACATGGATGTGTTCTCCATTTCCGAGCTTCAATGGGGTTTTTATGCTGATATACAGGATCTGTTAAAACAAGTTAGAAGATAAGTCAGTAAGAAAGGAAAGAGATCCAAATATGAGGAGACCAACTTGGAGTATTTTGCTGGATGTTCCTGCAAGAGCAACCACTGAAAACTTTCAGCTGGCTGTTAATAGTTTTAGCATCAACACTACTTGTTTTGTATAATTTTCCTGTATAATTGCTATGTCAGGCCACGTCAATGACATTTGTTTCACATTGTGCATTTCTTTGCAGCCATTAGGATTTAGAAAAGTAGTtcaaaaaaaagcagaaggttGAATTTCAGTCCTGCAGTGGGGTTCTGTAACCTGGCAGATGAACAAGGAGTAGGGATTCTTCACCAGGTGCTGACCTGAGACTGGATCACTCCTTGTTAGTGCATCACTGCCAGAAAGTCTGTGCTGCCACTGAGATTGTTGCCTGGTATATGAACAGAGATGGCAGTCTCTTCCTGAGAGCAGACAGAACATTTTCTCTTGCTCCTTGCAGTCTTCTCTTGTTTGCTTCTGGTTTTTACTGTTAACTATTGACACCGTTTCTGGGATTCTGGAAGTGTAACCTCACCAGGTGTTTCTGTCTTGCAGAATATGCAGGGGGGCACCAAGTTGCACGGGCAGCTGGGACATGGAGACAGAGCTTCCTACCGGCAGCCAAAGCATGTTGAGAAGCTTCAGGGAAAGGCCATTCGCCAGGTGTCCTGTGGGGATGATTTCACAGTGTGCATCACGGGTGAGAGCTGGCAGTCCTTTGGCTCGGACTATTATGGATGTGTAGGCATTGACAAGTCCTGTCACTTTGCTGAGCTGTTGGAGGTGTTTGCTTTCGCCATGAGATTAGCAAAGCAGCTTTATTcacaaaggacaaagccccttATGTTACTCTTCCCTCAATTTTGAGGGTAGTACCTACATTATTACATTTGGGATAGATTGTATCTCAACATTTGAGATAGGTCAACATTATTACAGAGGAAGATACTGACTCCCAGGAAGGATGGGATTTTGCTAAGGATGTGCTCCTTTTTGGTGATAAAGCTGGGTGTTGATCACAAATCCACATGCCTCTGCAGAGTTTCTGCTTTTACCAGTGCATGTATTACCTCCATTCATGCTCACACTAAAGATAGTGAAGCCTGAAGTCCAGAATGTAGATATGTTTGAAACTCTCTTTGGACTGTGTGGGGAAAGAATCATCCAGTGATGAAAAAGAATGTGTATCTAGGATTTGCTGTTTAATTCAGAATGTTTGACATCTGGTTAGAGTGTCTTTAGTTCTAACCTTGCTCATACTTTAAAGGATGTGTTAAGTGTGGTGTTGTCTGTTATAGAAGAATCTGACCCTGCTTTACCCATGGAAATTATTCTCAAAAAGGTAGTTTCAAGCTTATTTTGCCAGTgctgaaaaggcagaaattagACAGAGATCAGCTCAGGTGGTCATTTTGAGGATGGAGTAACTCAGGTGGCCACAGAATGAATTTGTGGGTTACTGTTAAAGAAATTGGCAGGTTCAAACAAAGTTTTTTTGGCACTGAGGTAGCTACAGGTTGTCATGTGAGATCCATCTTAGCATGAACAAGAAAGGACTCCATAGTTTCCTGATTATATTCTTCTGAACCAAAGAGGATGATTGCAGAAAAGAGGTTGCTCTGATCATGTCCTAAGAGGTTAATATGCAGCCTAACATGAGCCCTGTGTGCTGACCAAGCTTTCCTTATGTCCTGTAGATGAGGGCCAGGTGTATGCCTTTGGCTCAGACTATTATGGATGCATTGGCGTTGACAAGGCTTATGGCTCTGAAGTGCTtgagcccctgcagctggattTCTTTCTTACCAATGCTGTGGAGCAGGTCTCATGTGGAGATAACCATGTGGCAGTGCTGACCAGGAACAGAGAAGTCTACACATGGGGCTGTGGAGAGTATGGTAGGTAGAGTCTCCCTGAACCCTAAAGGCACTGGGACATGCCTGCTGGAAAGTGGCTTCATGCAGGTGTTTAATGCAGGGCCTGGGTGAGGACTGCCTGGTATATATAACCTGGAGGCAAAAGAATACTGTTTCTCTGGGACTTTCTTTTCTTGTAAAAATGGGGAACTGGAGACTGAAGTCTTAGGACTTTACTCTGGAAAGCTCTAGGGTGCTACTTGGCTTCCCAATGGTTCTGTGAGTGGGGTTGGATTCCCTTGAGAGTTGGCAGGTTATGATGGATGATGAGCAGGGAGATTCTAGTTCTGTAGGGAGATTATTCTGGGACTATGGAGAGACAATATGAGTTCTTAGATATGGGCACCTTGTGAGGCCATTTTAACTTCAGTATTTTCATTGATACAGGACGCTTGGGCTTGGATTCAGAAGAAGATCACTACACCCCTCAGAAGGTAGGGCTGTGACTACTTCTCAAAATCTGCAAGGGCATAAATTCAAATTAGTTGCTGTTTGGAAATACTATCTCTCTGAGgatcaggttttttttctgagacatTATAGAATTTTCAAGGATTTTAACTTTGTTTCCTCACTTCATTTTGCTTCATTTCTCTCCTAGTGATCATGGCAGAGTCATACCACTCACAAACCAGACAGCATCATAGCTTAGAGCTTCATTGTTCTGATTTCCATGATGGAATTGGAAATGCCAGCTTAATGTCGTAGAAATAAAAGTGAGAAATACCAAATGGCTTACCTTTCCTGTAGAGGAAACTCACAGCAGTGCAACTACTGCGAGTCTTTGAATGTAATGTAATGAGTTAAAGATTAATTGAAAGTAAAAAACCTTCTCGAAATACAGTGCTGAGGTAACTGGAGTATTACAACCCACTGGGAGTTAGAAACAAATAAGGATGTGCCTGGAATCCGAAGATCTGTGATCACACAGTTTCACACCCACACGGCACAGACACAAACCCAGTCCTACTCACCTGTCTGGGTTTGGTGTTTGTAGAGCCCATCTGGCCAGGTTGCCTATGCATCGTATTTCAGGTTCCTGTGCTGGTCACTGGTGTCTGCCTTGAATATCTCCATTGTGACCAGAGTTTTCATATGCTACAGACTTTATAGTATTCTTACACCTTCATTCAAAATTACTGTGTTGGCTATTGATAATGTCCAGACTAGCTGTGCCACTGCTCTACCCTCATATGTTTTTCATGTGACAGCTTCCATGTAATAGgtgttgggatttttattttcttaggaTGTATTTCTTCCACCTAGGTGGATGTTCCGAAGACCTTAAACATTGTGTCTGTTCACTGTGGCTGTGATGGAACTTTCCTGCTTACCCAGACAGGCAAAGTCTTGGCATGTGGACTCAATGAGTTCAACAAGCTGGGCCTGAATCAGTGCACATCAGGGATAATCAATCATGATGTAAGTGTGTTTGGATCCctggctccagctcccagcaatCTGTATTATATGGGGAAATGGAAGTCCTGTGACAAAGCATTCATTACCTTTGTGCCAGTGCTTTAATTCCAGTTAAGACAATGGATACTGGGATTGGTAGAAGGGGCAATTTGTTCCTCAGTTTTCTGTCTGCCCTGTGGGCTTATGTCAGATCTGAGGTAGTGAAACAGAGTGAGCTGCTCTGGTGACTTATCCAGTGATATGGATTCTGGCAGTTTTTTACCATATTTGTTTTAGGACTATCTTTAGGTCCTAAAATGTAGATTTTAGGTCCATTAAACCTAAACTTCAGGTTTAATATTGTGGTCAGACATGAGCTTGCTTGAGTAGGTCTTAGCTGATGAATGTGTGATTTTTTCACTTTGTGCTTACCTGTATCTTTTGTCAGACATACTGTGAGGTGCCATATGCCACTTCCCTTACTTTGGCCAAGCAGCTGTCCTTCTACAAGATCCGTACCATTTCTCCAGGGAAGACACACACTGCTTCTATTGATGGTGAGCGCCTTGTGCAGTAAGAACTGAGTGCTGGTTGCTGAATTACATTACAGCAACTTTGCCCTTTCAGCCTGGCTCTTGACACTGGGGGTTTTGCTCTTGGTAGCAAGGTTCATGCCTGCTCCAGGAACTCAGGATTCCTGTTTCTCAACAGTCTTGTTTCCTGGCCAGCTGAAGCTGCAATGTCAGCCTTCCTGTTTGtttaaaggagagaaaaaaaagttttgggaAGAAttgtgctctgggctggcagaggAATCATTTGTGATCAACTTAGGCTTTGCCTAAGCCACATCAGTCAGAGAAATGCGAAGAGTCCCAAGCCCCCAGCATCAGAAAAGGGAAGCAGTGGGAAAAGGAACTGAGGCGGTGTCTCCAGACTAAACCCATTCCTTTTGGTTGGCACTGTCCCCTTCTAGCCTGGCTGGCTGCTCAGCAGAGCCATTCCTGTTCATGGGCTGttgctgcctgtgctctgtcTGCATGTCTGCTTGCAGAGCTGGGCCCTCACTGTGACtgtctcttccttcctccccgcAGAGCGAGGCCGCCTGCTGACCTTCGGCTCCAACAAGTGTGGACAGCTTGGTGTTGGGGACTATAAGAAGCACCTGGGAATAAACCTGCTGGGAGGCCCCTTGGGGGGTAAGCAGGTGATCAGGGTTTCATGTGGAGATGAATTCACCATAGCTGCTACTGACGGTGAGTGGGTCTTTGCAGCGGgttactttaaaattaatttgcagaGTGGTTAATTGGCTCCCACTGATCGTTTcttttaccagccctgcagcaaaGCACTGACATAAGTAAATCCTCCTAGACTGGGGCTATCTTGCTCTGTTAATTGCCCCCATGCACCCCCAAGTATTTGCTGTCCCTAAGGCTGCCGAGTACTGACTTTGGTGGCTGCCTGTTAGGTGTGTTACTGGTTTGTTCTCTGACTGTCAAAATGGAGCTGGTGGATTAGCTACTTTGGGATAGCAGTTACAGCAGAAAGACTGATCCTTACAGCAATTACAGGTtgagaaggagggagggaattgAGCCCCTGAATTTCTCTCTCCTCAGACAACCATATCTTTGCTTGGGGTAATGGCGGGAACGGGCGTCTGGCAATGACATCAACTGAGAGAACTCATGGCTCAGATATTTGTACCTCCTGGCCTCGGCCAATATTTGGATCATTGCATCATGTTCCAGACCTGTCATGCCGTGGCTGGCACACCATCATCATTGTTGGTAAGTGTAAATTTAGGATTTAGTTTTGAGATCTTGTTTATGATGATATACTCTATTGCCAGAAGAGTATAAATCTTGCCTGAGAACAGGCCAAATTTCTGGGGGAAATGTGGCAAGCTTCTCTGAGCCATAGGCCTGCAACACTGGCTTTGTAGGTGTTATCTTGCTTCTGTGTGGCACTCTAACTGAAAGCATGCTTCTCTCCTTGCAGAAAAGGTGTTGAACTCCAAAACTATACGATCCAACAGCAGTGGTCTGTCCATTGGTACTGGTAAGTAACATGCCCTGAGGAGCTCTGGTTTAAGTCCACTCAGTGGTTAGCTTGAGTGGATGAAGTTTGGTCCTGAAGCACAGTTTCTCTGTGTTTGAAAGGCCTCACAGAAGAGCTCAAATGGAGGAAATCTAGTTGGTGCTGTGCATAGGAAGGGATGGCCCAAATCTGAGGAAGCAACAACTGAAACAGGAGAAACAAAATGGGTGCAGAAAGGTCTTTGTAGTTGAGGAATTTCAATTTGACAAGGAAAAGCTGAGAGGAATTCACTGAAGGGAACTGATATGAGAAGGGGCTCTAGTTGCTGGAGAGATGGAGTCCACTTTCTTGCACCTGTGGGTTGGCTGGGGCCAAGAAGCTGCAAAAGACTGCTGCACACAGGCCCTTGTGGAGAGGCCTGTAGAGGGTGTTAGGAGCTAAAGTGCTGAGGGAGGTAATGCTAGCATGTGCTGTCACTATGGCCATACAGAACAAATTTATGCATCTTCTCTGCTCCATCTGGGCTTTGGCAACAGGAATAGCAGAGGTGGGCAAAGTATAAAGTTTTCACTTTTGTTTGCTAGTGCCTCAGAGCTGCACAACTgggggaggagaggaagaggataATGAACAGGAAGCAGAAACCCCCAATCCCAGTGGAGGCTTTCGGGGAACCATGGAAGCAGATCGTGAGTTGGGGGGCTGGATCAGCACTACAGAAGCTAAAGGAGGCAacagtgctgacagcagctcctgccctggctggctgcGGAAGGTAATGTGGTTTCTCAGAAATGCCTTAAATGAGGATctaggctgggagagctgggtgGCCCCTTCCACCTTTGTGGGGTACTCTGATAGGTTCTTAGAGGCCTGTTGCACAGAGCCCTTAAGGCCTTGCTGCCTGTTTAACCACAAGAGGGTTTTGGTGCATCAACTGAGAAGATGAAATGACCTGCAGGAAGCTAGCAGGCCTGAGAGAGCTTCTTTTGTGTATCCAGGAGCTGGAGAATGCTGAATTCATCCCCATGCCTGATAGCCCTTTTCCTCTGAGCATGGCATCTTCAGAGCCTGAGAAGGAGACTCTTCCTTACCAGAAACTTCAAGGACTCAAAGTGGCCTCTGAAGAGCCTGTTGGATTAAACAAGCCCAAAACAGAGCCCTGGGTAATGTTATCAAAGTGAATGTTTGGCTGAAAGCTTTTGGGGACCATAAATGGCAATGTTTGAATTATTGGGAGAACTGAGAAGAGACTGTTGGATTGGCCTAGTTCATCTGGGTGAGGAAGAGAGAGCTGGTGGTAGAGATGttgctgcaaagaaaaaaattctcaaggATTTTTTGGGAACAACAAGCTGATTCTTAGTCAGATTTAAAGTAATGAGATCAGTTCTGTGGGAAAATGTATATAATgcagttggaaaaaaaagagaagccgAGGGCTCAGAAGCctagaggaaaacaaaactttAGAAAGTATAATTTTTTGTGAGGTAGGAAGAAGAATTGATGTAGAAAATTAATGAGAAATTACAATCTGTGAAACTACCTAACTCTAGGAATTTGCTGTCCCAAAGGAGGGACAGCATGCTTAGGGACGGATCTCGTGCTTAGGGAAATGGGGGTAAACTGTATGGATTTTGGTGCTGGGAGGATAGGAACAACCTtcccaggaaaaggaggaagctAGTGGCTTTGTACAGAATACAGAAGGAGAAGTAGCTTGTAATCCTGACGGCTAGAAGTTTGTCAAGTCAGAGAACAAGCTGGGATAACACTCTGGgcgtgatttttttttttcttgtggcaTACACAACTCCTGGCCTTGCACTTAAACCTGGCCTGACTTCCTTCCATGTCTCTGCAGCCTACTTGCCTGAGTCCAGCCTTACCATGTGGTGAAGGGAAGGATGCATCTCCTGGTGCAGGCTGCATGTGCGGTGCTCTGCAAGTGGAGGTGACACACCTCCGAGGCCTGGTTTTACAGTGTCTGGATGATCAGaagaagctgcagcaggaaacCATTCGTCTGAGTGCCCAGCTCCAGCGGTTCTGCAGGAGGATGGAGGAAATGCAGCAGGTGAGAATCCATCACCTGATTGTATATATGCTCAGGGCTCACCATGCTCCTGCAGATTGTGGAGGCTGTGCagaaaaaagcagcttttaacAGCTATCTCTTATCAGAGCAGAATTTGGTGGACTAAGAAAGATGCCTGTTTCTTGTGTT carries:
- the NEK9 gene encoding serine/threonine-protein kinase Nek9 isoform X3, with product MSLGEYERHCDSISSDFGNESSGRGGSRGGGGVPGEQEELHYIPIRTLGRGAFGEATLYRRTELQGTWGHLIQDDSLVVWKEVDLTRLSEKERRDALNEIVILALLQHENIIAYYNHFMDNTTLLIELEYCNGGNLYDKILRQKDKLFEEEMVVWYLFQIASAVSCIHRAGILHRDIKTLNIFLTKANLIKLGDYGLAKKLNSEYSMAETLVGTPYYMSPELCQGVKYNFKSDIWAVGCVIFELLTLKRTFDATNPLNLCVKIVQGNRAMEVDSTVYSWELIQMVNSCLDQDPEKRPTADELLEHPLLSKRRREMEEKVTLLNGPNKRPRSSTMNEAPIAVVTSRTSEVYVWGGGKSTPQKLDAIKSGCSARQVCAGNTHFAVVTVEKELYTWVNMQGGTKLHGQLGHGDRASYRQPKHVEKLQGKAIRQVSCGDDFTVCITDEGQVYAFGSDYYGCIGVDKAYGSEVLEPLQLDFFLTNAVEQVSCGDNHVAVLTRNREVYTWGCGEYGRLGLDSEEDHYTPQKVDVPKTLNIVSVHCGCDGTFLLTQTGKVLACGLNEFNKLGLNQCTSGIINHDTYCEVPYATSLTLAKQLSFYKIRTISPGKTHTASIDERGRLLTFGSNKCGQLGVGDYKKHLGINLLGGPLGGKQVIRVSCGDEFTIAATDDNHIFAWGNGGNGRLAMTSTERTHGSDICTSWPRPIFGSLHHVPDLSCRGWHTIIIVEKVLNSKTIRSNSSGLSIGTVPQSCTTGGGEEEDNEQEAETPNPSGGFRGTMEADRELGGWISTTEAKGGNSADSSSCPGWLRKELENAEFIPMPDSPFPLSMASSEPEKETLPYQKLQGLKVASEEPVGLNKPKTEPWPTCLSPALPCGEGKDASPGAGCMCGALQVEVTHLRGLVLQCLDDQKKLQQETIRLSAQLQRFCRRMEEMQQVQVHSKGTQTTKEEMEVDPKPDVDSDSWCLLGTDSCRSNL
- the NEK9 gene encoding serine/threonine-protein kinase Nek9 isoform X1 gives rise to the protein MSLGEYERHCDSISSDFGNESSGRGGSRGGGGVPGEQEELHYIPIRTLGRGAFGEATLYRRTEDDSLVVWKEVDLTRLSEKERRDALNEIVILALLQHENIIAYYNHFMDNTTLLIELEYCNGGNLYDKILRQKDKLFEEEMVVWYLFQIASAVSCIHRAGILHRDIKTLNIFLTKANLIKLGDYGLAKKLNSEYSMAETLVGTPYYMSPELCQGVKYNFKSDIWAVGCVIFELLTLKRTFDATNPLNLCVKIVQGNRAMEVDSTVYSWELIQMVNSCLDQDPEKRPTADELLEHPLLSKRRREMEEKVTLLNGPNKRPRSSTMNEAPIAVVTSRTSEVYVWGGGKSTPQKLDAIKSGCSARQVCAGNTHFAVVTVEKELYTWVNMQGGTKLHGQLGHGDRASYRQPKHVEKLQGKAIRQVSCGDDFTVCITDEGQVYAFGSDYYGCIGVDKAYGSEVLEPLQLDFFLTNAVEQVSCGDNHVAVLTRNREVYTWGCGEYGRLGLDSEEDHYTPQKVDVPKTLNIVSVHCGCDGTFLLTQTGKVLACGLNEFNKLGLNQCTSGIINHDTYCEVPYATSLTLAKQLSFYKIRTISPGKTHTASIDERGRLLTFGSNKCGQLGVGDYKKHLGINLLGGPLGGKQVIRVSCGDEFTIAATDDNHIFAWGNGGNGRLAMTSTERTHGSDICTSWPRPIFGSLHHVPDLSCRGWHTIIIVEKVLNSKTIRSNSSGLSIGTVPQSCTTGGGEEEDNEQEAETPNPSGGFRGTMEADRELGGWISTTEAKGGNSADSSSCPGWLRKELENAEFIPMPDSPFPLSMASSEPEKETLPYQKLQGLKVASEEPVGLNKPKTEPWPTCLSPALPCGEGKDASPGAGCMCGALQVEVTHLRGLVLQCLDDQKKLQQETIRLSAQLQRFCRRMEEMQQVQVHSKGTQTTKEEMEVDPKPDVDSDSWCLLGTDSCRSNL
- the NEK9 gene encoding serine/threonine-protein kinase Nek9 isoform X2, which encodes MSLGEYERHCDSISSDFGNESSGRGGSRGGGGVPGEQEELHYIPIRTLGRGAFGEATLYRRTEDDSLVVWKEVDLTRLSEKERRDALNEIVILALLQHENIIAYYNHFMDNTTLLIELEYCNGGNLYDKILRQKDKLFEEEMVVWYLFQIASAVSCIHRAGILHRDIKTLNIFLTKANLIKLGDYGLAKKLNSEYSMAETLVGTPYYMSPELCQGVKYNFKSDIWAVGCVIFELLTLKRTFDATNPLNLCVKIVQGNRAMEVDSTVYSWELIQMVNSCLDQDPEKRPTADELLEHPLLSKRRREMEEKVTLLNGPNKRPRSSTMNEAPIAVVTSRTSEVYVWGGGKSTPQKLDAIKSGCSARQVCAGNTHFAVVTVEKELYTWVNMQGGTKLHGQLGHGDRASYRQPKHVEKLQGKAIRQVSCGDDFTVCITDEGQVYAFGSDYYGCIGVDKAYGSEVLEPLQLDFFLTNAVEQVSCGDNHVAVLTRNREVYTWGCGEYGRLGLDSEEDHYTPQKVDVPKTLNIVSVHCGCDGTFLLTQTGKVLACGLNEFNKLGLNQCTSGIINHDTYCEVPYATSLTLAKQLSFYKIRTISPGKTHTASIDERGRLLTFGSNKCGQLGVGDYKKHLGINLLGGPLGGKQVIRVSCGDEFTIAATDDNHIFAWGNGGNGRLAMTSTERTHGSDICTSWPRPIFGSLHHVPDLSCRGWHTIIIVEKVLNSKTIRSNSSGLSIGTVPQSCTTGGGEEEDNEQEAETPNPSGGFRGTMEADRELGGWISTTEAKGGNSADSSSCPGWLRKELENAEFIPMPDSPFPLSMASSEPEKETLPYQKLQGLKVASEEPVGLNKPKTEPWPTCLSPALPCGEGKDASPGAGCMCGALQVEVTHLRGLVLQCLDDQKKLQQETIRLSAQLQRFCRRMEEMQQVHSKGTQTTKEEMEVDPKPDVDSDSWCLLGTDSCRSNL